In a genomic window of Enterobacter asburiae:
- a CDS encoding MGMT family protein, with protein sequence MDEHDSFPQRVWQIVASIPEGYVTTYGDVARLAGSPRAARQVGGVLKRLPEGSTLPWHRVVNRHGAISLTGPDLQRQRQALLSEGVQVSGAGQIDLQKYRWVY encoded by the coding sequence ATGGACGAACACGACTCCTTTCCACAGCGCGTATGGCAAATCGTGGCCTCGATTCCGGAAGGCTACGTCACCACTTACGGTGATGTCGCACGGCTGGCCGGTTCTCCCCGCGCGGCGCGACAGGTTGGAGGCGTTCTGAAGCGGCTGCCGGAAGGGAGTACGCTGCCCTGGCACAGGGTGGTGAACCGTCATGGCGCCATCTCGTTAACCGGGCCGGATCTCCAGCGTCAGCGTCAGGCATTACTTTCAGAGGGTGTGCAGGTGTCAGGAGCAGGACAGATTGATCTACAGAAGTACCGCTGGGTGTATTAA
- a CDS encoding SmdB family multidrug efflux ABC transporter permease/ATP-binding protein, with the protein MRKLGTMWPTLKRLLAYGSPWRKPLSVAVLLLWIAAIAEVSGPLLISYFIDNMVAKSYLPLGLVAGLGVAYVGLQLAAAGLHYAQSLLFNRAAVGVVQQLRTDVMDAALRQPLSEFDIQPVGQVISRVTNDTEVIRDLYVTVVATVLRSAALIGAMLVAMFSLDWRMALVAITIFPAVLIVMVIYQRYSTPIVRRVRAYLADINDGFNEVINGMSVIQQFRQQARFGERMGEASRSHYMARMQTLRLDGFLLRPLLSLFSALVLCGLLMLFGLSSSGTIEVGVLYAFISYLGRLNEPLIELTTQQSMLQQAVVAGERVFELMDRPRQAYGNDERPLQSGDIAFDNVSFAYREDRLVLQDITLDVPSRGFVALVGHTGSGKSTLASLLMGYYPVTQGEIRLDGRPLASLSHNVLRKGVAMVQQDPVVLADTFYANVTLGRDYTQEQVWDVLEKVQLAELARGFSDGINTKLGEQGNNLSVGQKQLLALARVLIETPQVLILDEATASIDSGTEQAIQQALAAVRDHTTLVVIAHRLSTIVDADTILVLHRGQAVERGTHRELLEAKGRYWQMYQLQLAGEELAASVRDEESLSA; encoded by the coding sequence ATGCGTAAGCTCGGAACGATGTGGCCGACGCTCAAACGTCTGCTGGCTTACGGCTCGCCGTGGCGTAAACCGCTCTCCGTGGCCGTGCTTTTACTCTGGATTGCGGCGATTGCTGAGGTGAGCGGCCCGCTGCTCATCAGCTATTTTATCGACAACATGGTCGCCAAAAGCTATCTGCCGCTGGGGCTGGTAGCGGGCTTAGGCGTGGCCTACGTTGGCCTGCAGCTGGCGGCGGCAGGGCTGCACTATGCGCAGTCGCTGCTGTTTAACCGTGCAGCCGTGGGCGTCGTTCAGCAGCTGCGCACGGATGTGATGGACGCGGCGCTGCGCCAGCCGCTCAGCGAGTTTGATATCCAGCCGGTCGGGCAGGTGATTTCGCGCGTGACCAACGATACCGAGGTGATCCGCGATCTGTACGTCACCGTGGTCGCGACGGTGTTACGCAGCGCGGCGCTGATTGGCGCGATGCTGGTGGCGATGTTCAGCCTCGACTGGCGCATGGCGCTGGTGGCGATTACCATCTTCCCGGCGGTGCTGATCGTGATGGTGATCTACCAGCGATACAGCACGCCGATTGTGCGCCGGGTTCGCGCCTATCTGGCCGACATCAACGATGGTTTCAACGAAGTGATTAACGGCATGAGCGTCATCCAGCAGTTCCGCCAGCAGGCCCGCTTTGGCGAGCGGATGGGGGAAGCCAGCCGTTCGCACTACATGGCGCGTATGCAGACGCTGCGCCTGGACGGTTTCCTGCTCCGTCCGCTGCTCAGCCTTTTCTCTGCTCTGGTACTCTGCGGGCTGCTGATGCTCTTTGGGCTGAGCTCTAGCGGTACGATTGAAGTCGGCGTGCTGTACGCCTTTATTAGCTATCTCGGACGTCTTAACGAGCCGCTGATCGAGCTCACTACCCAGCAATCGATGCTGCAGCAGGCGGTCGTCGCCGGTGAGCGAGTGTTTGAGCTGATGGACAGACCGCGCCAGGCCTACGGCAATGATGAGCGACCTCTGCAAAGCGGGGATATTGCCTTTGATAACGTCTCGTTTGCCTATCGCGAAGACCGGCTGGTGTTGCAGGACATTACGCTGGATGTTCCGTCGCGCGGTTTTGTTGCGCTGGTAGGGCATACGGGCAGCGGCAAGAGCACGCTTGCCAGCCTGTTGATGGGCTACTACCCGGTCACGCAAGGCGAAATTCGCCTCGACGGACGCCCGCTCGCGTCTCTCAGCCACAACGTGTTGCGTAAAGGCGTCGCGATGGTGCAGCAGGATCCGGTCGTTCTGGCCGATACCTTCTACGCCAACGTGACCCTGGGGCGGGACTATACCCAGGAGCAGGTCTGGGACGTGCTGGAAAAAGTGCAGCTGGCAGAACTGGCGCGCGGGTTTAGCGATGGGATCAATACGAAGCTGGGCGAGCAGGGGAACAACCTCTCCGTGGGGCAAAAGCAGCTTCTCGCGCTGGCGCGGGTGCTGATCGAAACCCCGCAGGTGCTGATTCTGGATGAAGCGACGGCCAGCATTGACTCCGGCACCGAGCAGGCCATCCAGCAGGCGCTGGCCGCCGTGCGCGATCATACGACTCTGGTGGTGATTGCCCACCGCCTTTCCACCATTGTCGATGCCGATACCATTCTGGTGCTGCACCGGGGACAAGCCGTGGAACGCGGCACGCACCGTGAACTGCTGGAAGCTAAAGGACGCTACTGGCAGATGTACCAGCTTCAGCTTGCGGGCGAAGAGCTGGCCGCCAGCGTGCGTGATGAAGAGTCGCTCAGCGCCTGA
- the amtB gene encoding ammonium transporter AmtB, with protein sequence MKIATLKTGLGSLALLPGLALAAPAVADKADNAFMMISTALVLFMSIPGIALFYGGLIRGKNVLSMLTQVAVTFALVCVLWVVYGYSLAFGTGNAFFGNFDWVMLKNIELTALMGSFYQYIHVAFQGSFACITVGLIVGALAERIRFSAVLIFVVVWLTLSYVPIAHMVWGGGLLATHGALDFAGGTVVHINAAVAGLVGAYLIGKRVGFGKEAFKPHNLPMVFTGTAILYFGWFGFNAGSASAANEIAALAFVNTVVATAGAILSWVFGEWAVRGKPSLLGACSGAIAGLVGITPACGYVGVGGALLVGLVAGLAGLWGVTALKRVLRVDDPCDVFGVHGVCGIVGCIMTGIFAAKSLGGVGYAEGVTMVHQVLVQLESIAITVVWSAVVAFIGYKLADMTVGLRVPEEQEREGLDVNSHGENAYNA encoded by the coding sequence ATGAAGATAGCAACACTTAAAACGGGTCTGGGTTCGCTGGCACTGCTGCCGGGCCTGGCGCTGGCTGCCCCTGCCGTGGCTGACAAGGCCGATAACGCCTTTATGATGATCAGCACCGCGCTGGTACTGTTCATGTCTATCCCGGGCATTGCGCTGTTCTACGGCGGCCTGATCCGCGGCAAAAACGTTCTCTCCATGCTGACGCAGGTTGCCGTGACGTTCGCGCTGGTCTGCGTGCTGTGGGTGGTTTACGGCTACTCGCTGGCCTTCGGCACCGGCAACGCCTTCTTTGGTAACTTCGACTGGGTGATGCTGAAAAATATTGAGTTGACCGCGCTGATGGGCAGTTTCTATCAGTATATTCACGTTGCGTTCCAGGGCTCGTTCGCCTGCATTACCGTCGGGCTGATCGTTGGCGCGCTGGCGGAGCGCATTCGTTTCTCTGCCGTCCTGATCTTTGTGGTGGTCTGGCTGACCCTCTCCTATGTGCCGATTGCGCACATGGTCTGGGGCGGTGGTCTGCTGGCAACGCACGGCGCGCTGGACTTCGCGGGCGGTACCGTTGTACACATCAACGCCGCGGTAGCGGGTCTGGTGGGGGCGTACCTGATTGGCAAACGAGTGGGCTTCGGTAAAGAAGCGTTCAAACCGCACAACCTGCCGATGGTGTTTACCGGTACGGCTATCCTTTACTTTGGCTGGTTTGGCTTCAACGCCGGTTCCGCCAGTGCAGCAAACGAAATCGCCGCGCTGGCCTTCGTGAACACCGTTGTGGCCACGGCGGGTGCGATCCTCTCCTGGGTATTCGGCGAGTGGGCGGTACGCGGTAAACCTTCCCTGCTGGGTGCCTGTTCAGGTGCGATTGCCGGTCTGGTTGGTATCACCCCTGCGTGTGGTTATGTCGGCGTAGGCGGTGCGCTGCTGGTGGGTCTGGTCGCGGGTCTTGCGGGTCTGTGGGGCGTTACCGCACTGAAACGTGTGCTGCGCGTTGACGACCCATGCGATGTATTTGGCGTGCACGGCGTGTGCGGCATCGTCGGCTGTATCATGACCGGTATCTTTGCCGCGAAATCGCTCGGTGGCGTGGGCTACGCAGAAGGCGTGACGATGGTTCATCAGGTGCTGGTGCAGCTGGAAAGTATTGCTATCACCGTGGTGTGGTCTGCCGTTGTCGCTTTCATCGGCTATAAGCTGGCGGATATGACGGTTGGTCTGCGCGTACCGGAAGAGCAGGAGCGCGAAGGTCTGGACGTCAACAGCCACGGCGAGAATGCGTATAACGCCTAA
- the tesB gene encoding acyl-CoA thioesterase II, protein MSQALNNLLTLLNLEKIEEGLFRGQSEDLGLRQVFGGQVVGQALYAAKETVPADRLVHSFHSYFLRPGDSAKPIVYDVEVLRDGNSFSARRVAAVQNGKPIFYMTASFQAPEPGYEHQKVMPPAPSPDELKSETDIARALAHLLPPQVKEKFLCDKPLEIRPVEFHNPMKGHTAEPKRQVWIRANGTVPEDFRVHQYLLGYASDFNFLPVALQPHGVGFLEKGMQVATIDHSMWFHRPFNMNEWLLYSVESTSASSARGFVRGEFYTQDGVLVASTVQEGVMRNRG, encoded by the coding sequence ATGAGTCAGGCACTGAACAATCTGCTGACATTACTGAATCTGGAAAAAATTGAGGAAGGACTCTTTCGCGGACAGAGCGAAGACCTGGGCTTACGTCAGGTGTTCGGCGGGCAAGTCGTCGGACAAGCATTGTACGCTGCAAAGGAGACTGTCCCTGCAGACCGTCTGGTGCACTCATTCCACAGCTATTTCTTACGCCCTGGCGACAGTGCTAAACCGATCGTGTATGACGTTGAAGTTCTGCGAGACGGCAACAGCTTCAGCGCTCGCCGCGTGGCGGCCGTTCAGAACGGTAAGCCGATCTTTTATATGACCGCCTCTTTCCAGGCACCGGAGCCGGGGTATGAGCATCAGAAAGTGATGCCGCCAGCACCGTCGCCTGACGAACTTAAGTCAGAGACCGATATCGCCCGCGCGCTGGCGCATCTGCTTCCGCCGCAGGTTAAAGAGAAGTTTCTCTGCGATAAGCCGCTGGAGATCCGCCCGGTTGAGTTCCATAACCCAATGAAAGGCCATACCGCCGAGCCGAAACGCCAGGTCTGGATCCGCGCCAACGGTACCGTGCCGGAAGATTTCCGCGTGCATCAGTATCTGCTGGGCTACGCGTCAGACTTCAACTTCCTGCCGGTTGCGCTACAGCCGCACGGCGTTGGCTTCCTTGAAAAAGGGATGCAGGTCGCGACCATCGATCACTCCATGTGGTTCCATCGTCCGTTCAATATGAACGAGTGGCTGCTTTACAGCGTGGAGAGTACCTCAGCGTCGAGCGCTCGCGGGTTTGTGCGTGGAGAGTTTTATACTCAGGACGGCGTGCTGGTCGCTTCTACGGTGCAGGAAGGGGTAATGCGTAATCGCGGTTGA
- a CDS encoding SmdA family multidrug ABC transporter permease/ATP-binding protein, whose product MRLFAQLSWYFRREWQRYLGAVALLIIIAILQLIPPKVVGYVVDGVTEQHYTTARVLMWVGTLVLTAVIVYLLRYVWRVLLFGASYQLAVELREDFYRQLSRQHPEFYLRHRTGDLIARATNDVDRVVFAAGEGVLTLVDSLVMGCAVLIVMSTQISWQLTLLALLPMPLMALAINRYGEQLHERFKLAQAAFSSLNDRTQESMTSIRMIKAFGLEDRQSALFAADAADTGTKNMRVARIDARFDPTIYIAIGMANLLAIGGGSWMVVQGTLTLGQLTSFAMYLGLMIWPMLALAWMFNIVERGSAAYSRIRAMLAEAPVVNDGSEAVPEGRGVMNVDVRKFVYPQTEHPVLENVSFTLQPGQMLGICGPTGSGKSTVLSLLQRHFDVTEGDIRFHDISLTNLLLDEWRGRLAVVSQTPFLFSDTVANNIALGHPSATQEEIEHVARLASVHDDILRLPQGYETEVGERGVMLSGGQKQRISIARALLLNAEILILDDALSAVDGRTEHQILHNLRQWGDGRTVIICAHRLSALTEASEILVLQHGHIAQRGQHEALVEQPGWYRDMYRYQQLEAALDDAPGQDEEAANA is encoded by the coding sequence GTGCGATTATTTGCCCAATTAAGCTGGTACTTTCGTCGGGAGTGGCAACGCTACCTCGGTGCAGTCGCCCTGCTTATTATCATTGCCATTTTGCAGCTGATCCCGCCGAAGGTGGTGGGCTACGTCGTGGATGGCGTCACTGAACAGCATTACACCACCGCACGGGTGTTGATGTGGGTCGGCACGCTGGTGCTGACGGCGGTCATTGTTTATCTCCTGCGCTACGTCTGGCGCGTGCTGCTTTTTGGTGCGTCCTATCAGCTGGCCGTTGAGCTGCGCGAAGATTTTTACCGCCAGCTGAGCCGACAGCATCCTGAGTTTTATCTCCGCCACCGCACCGGGGATCTTATCGCTCGCGCGACTAACGACGTCGATCGCGTGGTCTTTGCCGCCGGGGAAGGGGTGCTGACGCTGGTGGACTCGCTGGTGATGGGCTGCGCGGTGCTGATCGTCATGTCCACGCAGATCAGCTGGCAGTTGACCCTGCTGGCGCTTCTGCCGATGCCGCTGATGGCGCTGGCGATCAATCGCTACGGCGAACAGCTGCACGAGCGCTTCAAGCTGGCGCAGGCGGCGTTTTCATCTCTGAACGATCGCACCCAGGAGAGCATGACCAGCATCCGCATGATCAAAGCGTTTGGCCTGGAGGACAGGCAGTCCGCGCTGTTTGCCGCCGATGCGGCGGACACGGGGACGAAGAACATGCGCGTCGCGCGTATCGACGCCCGGTTTGACCCGACGATTTATATCGCAATCGGCATGGCAAACCTGCTTGCCATTGGCGGCGGGAGCTGGATGGTGGTGCAGGGCACGCTGACCCTGGGGCAATTAACCAGCTTTGCGATGTATCTGGGGTTAATGATCTGGCCGATGCTGGCGCTGGCCTGGATGTTTAACATTGTTGAGCGCGGCAGCGCCGCCTACAGCCGCATTCGCGCCATGCTGGCCGAAGCCCCGGTGGTCAATGACGGCAGCGAAGCGGTGCCGGAAGGGCGCGGCGTCATGAACGTCGACGTTCGTAAATTTGTCTATCCGCAAACGGAACATCCGGTGCTGGAAAACGTTAGCTTTACGCTGCAGCCGGGCCAGATGCTGGGCATCTGCGGCCCAACGGGGTCCGGTAAAAGTACCGTTCTCTCTCTGCTGCAGCGCCACTTTGACGTCACCGAGGGCGATATTCGTTTCCATGATATCTCCCTGACGAACCTGCTGCTGGACGAGTGGCGCGGTCGCCTGGCGGTCGTCAGCCAGACGCCGTTTTTATTTTCGGACACCGTGGCGAATAACATTGCTCTTGGTCATCCGTCGGCGACGCAGGAAGAGATCGAACACGTGGCGCGCTTAGCCAGCGTACATGACGATATTTTGCGCCTGCCGCAGGGCTATGAAACGGAAGTCGGGGAACGTGGCGTCATGCTCTCCGGCGGGCAGAAACAGCGGATCTCGATTGCCCGCGCGCTGCTGCTGAATGCTGAAATCTTGATCCTGGACGATGCGCTTTCCGCCGTGGACGGCCGTACCGAGCATCAGATTCTGCATAACCTGCGCCAGTGGGGCGACGGCCGCACGGTGATTATCTGCGCCCACCGTTTGTCAGCGCTCACTGAGGCCAGCGAAATTCTGGTCTTACAGCACGGGCACATTGCCCAGCGTGGGCAGCATGAAGCCCTTGTCGAACAGCCGGGCTGGTACCGCGATATGTATCGCTATCAACAGCTTGAGGCGGCGCTGGACGATGCGCCGGGACAGGATGAGGAGGCCGCCAATGCGTAA
- a CDS encoding PLP-dependent cysteine synthase family protein: MNSTWVKHAISEINADYQRSADTHLIRLSLPGFDGIQLYLKDESTHPTGSLKHRLARSLFLYGLCNGWIKEGTTIIESSSGSTAVSEAYFARLLGLPFIAVMPSCTAKRKIEQIEFYGGRCHFVESACEIYAASEMLARELNGHYMDQFTFAERATDWRGNNNIADSIFRQMTHEPHPVPSYIVMSAGTGGTSATIGRYIRCQGYDTQLMVVDPQNSVFLDYWQSRDAGLRSPVGSKIEGIGRPRVEPSFIPDVVDEMLRVPDAASIATAHWLETQLGRKVGASTGTNMWGALQLAARMREEGRTGSIVTLLCDSGERYLETYYNAEWVQANIGDITPWKAQIAQLLK, from the coding sequence ATGAATAGCACCTGGGTTAAACATGCCATCAGTGAAATCAATGCCGACTATCAGCGCTCGGCGGATACGCACCTGATTCGCCTTTCCCTGCCGGGATTTGACGGTATTCAGCTCTACCTGAAGGATGAAAGTACCCATCCTACCGGTAGCCTGAAGCATCGCCTGGCGCGCTCCCTGTTTTTATACGGTTTATGTAACGGCTGGATTAAAGAAGGCACCACCATCATTGAATCCTCATCTGGTTCAACGGCGGTGTCCGAAGCCTATTTTGCCCGCCTGCTGGGCCTGCCGTTTATCGCCGTGATGCCCTCCTGCACCGCAAAACGTAAAATCGAGCAGATCGAATTTTACGGCGGACGCTGCCACTTTGTGGAAAGCGCCTGCGAAATCTACGCCGCCTCTGAAATGCTGGCCCGCGAGCTAAACGGCCACTATATGGACCAGTTCACCTTCGCCGAGCGCGCAACGGACTGGCGCGGCAATAACAACATTGCCGACAGTATTTTCCGCCAGATGACCCACGAGCCGCATCCGGTTCCGTCGTACATTGTGATGAGCGCCGGTACCGGCGGCACGTCAGCCACTATCGGACGTTACATCCGCTGTCAGGGCTACGATACCCAGCTGATGGTGGTTGACCCGCAGAACTCCGTCTTCCTCGACTACTGGCAAAGCCGCGATGCCGGCCTGCGCAGCCCGGTGGGCAGTAAAATTGAAGGGATTGGGCGCCCGCGCGTGGAACCGTCGTTCATCCCGGATGTGGTGGACGAAATGCTTCGCGTGCCGGACGCTGCCAGCATCGCCACCGCGCACTGGCTGGAGACGCAGCTCGGCCGCAAGGTTGGTGCATCAACGGGCACCAACATGTGGGGCGCACTGCAGCTTGCGGCACGCATGCGCGAGGAAGGCCGTACCGGCTCCATCGTCACGCTGCTGTGCGACAGCGGAGAGCGCTATCTTGAAACCTACTACAATGCGGAGTGGGTACAGGCCAACATCGGCGACATCACCCCGTGGAAAGCGCAGATTGCGCAGCTGCTGAAATAA
- a CDS encoding Lrp/AsnC family transcriptional regulator: protein MLDKIDRKLLSLLQSDCTLSLQALADAVNLTTTPCWKRLKKLEDDGILLGRVALLDPEKLGLGLTAFVLIKTQHHSSEWYCRFVTQVSEMPEVLGFWRMAGEYDYLMRVQVADMKRYDDFYKRLVNSVPGLSDVTSSFAMEQIKYTTALPIE, encoded by the coding sequence ATGCTAGATAAAATTGACCGCAAGCTCCTTTCATTGCTGCAAAGTGACTGTACCCTCTCTTTGCAGGCGCTGGCAGATGCCGTTAATCTGACCACCACACCGTGCTGGAAGCGCCTAAAAAAGCTGGAAGATGACGGTATTCTGCTGGGCCGCGTCGCGTTACTCGATCCTGAAAAACTGGGGCTTGGGCTGACGGCATTTGTGCTGATAAAAACTCAACACCACAGCAGCGAGTGGTATTGCCGCTTCGTCACTCAGGTATCTGAGATGCCCGAGGTGCTCGGCTTCTGGCGTATGGCCGGCGAGTACGATTACCTGATGCGCGTCCAGGTGGCTGACATGAAGCGCTATGATGACTTCTACAAGAGGCTGGTGAACAGCGTCCCGGGCTTGTCGGACGTCACCTCAAGCTTCGCCATGGAACAGATAAAGTACACCACAGCATTACCCATTGAATAA
- the glnK gene encoding P-II family nitrogen regulator, with product MKLVTVVIKPFKLEDVREALSSMGIQGLTVTEVKGFGRQKGHAELYRGAEYSVNFLPKVKIDVAIADDQLDEVIDVISKAAYTGKIGDGKIFVAELQRVIRIRTGESDEAAL from the coding sequence ATGAAGCTGGTTACGGTGGTAATCAAACCATTCAAACTCGAAGACGTGCGTGAAGCGTTGTCTTCAATGGGTATTCAGGGACTGACTGTCACCGAAGTGAAAGGCTTTGGTCGTCAGAAGGGTCATGCCGAGCTTTACCGCGGGGCGGAATACAGCGTTAACTTTCTGCCAAAAGTAAAAATTGATGTCGCGATTGCTGACGATCAGCTTGATGAAGTGATTGATGTGATTAGCAAAGCGGCCTACACCGGCAAAATTGGCGACGGCAAAATTTTCGTTGCCGAACTGCAGCGCGTCATTCGCATTCGTACCGGCGAATCTGACGAAGCGGCACTGTAA
- a CDS encoding glycoprotein-polysaccharide metabolism protein: protein MKLVPMLSGVAIAVALSACTGKSAQVPVPAADPNGINTLSQQSIQQPNVSGTIWIKQRVALPPDAVLTVTLSDASLADAPSKVLAQRAVRTEGKQAPFSFVLPYNPSDVQPNARILLSAAVTINGKLVFITDTVQEAINHGGTKIDLNLVPVQQTEVPVAPQTNQPSLPTPPTQM, encoded by the coding sequence ATGAAACTCGTGCCCATGCTAAGTGGTGTAGCTATTGCGGTGGCGTTGTCCGCCTGTACCGGTAAGAGCGCCCAGGTGCCGGTGCCAGCTGCAGATCCGAACGGGATTAATACCCTTTCACAGCAATCCATTCAGCAGCCTAACGTTTCCGGTACAATCTGGATTAAACAGAGAGTCGCGCTGCCGCCGGATGCGGTATTAACGGTAACGCTGTCTGATGCTTCCCTGGCCGACGCACCGTCGAAAGTTCTGGCCCAGCGTGCGGTCCGTACTGAAGGTAAGCAGGCTCCGTTTAGCTTCGTGTTGCCGTATAACCCGTCAGACGTGCAGCCGAATGCCCGTATCCTGCTGAGCGCAGCGGTAACCATCAACGGCAAGCTTGTCTTTATCACCGATACGGTTCAGGAAGCGATTAATCACGGTGGAACCAAAATTGACCTGAATCTGGTACCGGTGCAGCAAACCGAAGTCCCGGTTGCTCCACAGACCAATCAGCCGTCCCTGCCAACCCCACCGACTCAGATGTAA